Part of the Candidatus Zixiibacteriota bacterium genome, AATCTTCATGGCGAAGAAGAGGTAGTCACGTCGTAGCGCGACCCTTATCCTATCACGGATCCGTAGGACAGGGTCGCGAAAAATGTAGCGGAGGTCTTCAGACCTCCAGAGTTGGTGGTCGGGTAGGGGAAAAAAAGATTTCCGTCGGGTCAGGGGACCCGACGGGTACATTGTGGAGGAGTGCATCAGCTCGAATGTTCTGGTTATGTCAGGAGCTACTCCTGACACCATAATTATCTGTCAGGTCTAGGACCTGACAGAACAAAAGGATCGCTAATATTGTAGGGACAGAACACTGTTCTGTCCCTACAGACTCAGGACAATAGAAGACTGTAGTCTTCCGCCACAAATCTTGAACAATGAGGAGATTACCGGTTGTGTCAGGAGCTACTCCTGACACATGATTATCTGTCAGGTCTAGGACCTGACAGAACTTACGAATCTTGAACAAGGTGGAAATTTATGGTTTTTGATAGATTAAAAGAGAACTTGAGAACGACAAGGCTGGCCGGTAAATTGGGCTGGGCAATGGAGGCTAACTGGGCAGACCCGTTCCTCTTTGCGATTTATTCAATAATCCGCCCAATCGCCTCATCTCTGATTTTAGTCTTTATGTATCTGGTAGTCACCCGGGGAAAGACCTCTTTTGACCTTTTCGCCTACATATTCTTAGGGAATACTTTTTTTATGTATGTGTATAACGTTTTGTTCGGTATTTCCTGGGTGATTCACGAGGACAGAGAACATTACGAGATGTTGAGGTACATCTACATCGCTCCTATAAGGATGTATTATTATCTCTTTGGTAGAGGTATTGCCAAGCTCATCACAACGACTATCGCAATCATCATCACTTTAGCTTTCGGTATGCTGGTCTTGAAGATACCGATAAACCTGGCTCAGGTGAATTATCCTTTGTTTTTCATAACCCTGATGATCGGGCTTTTTGTAATCACCTGTCTGGGAATCCTCCTGGCAGGGATTACGATGCTGACTGCCCATCACAGCTTTGCTTTGACCGAGGGATTAGGCGGTATTTTCTATTTAGCATGTGGAGCTATTTTCCAGATAGACCTTTTACCTAACTGGCTGCAATATATCTCAAAAGCTTTACCCTTGACCTACTGGCTGGAGCTTTTGAGAAGATCGATTTTGGGCAAGAGCCTGAGTCTGACCCTGGCTAAATATTCAAATTTTCAGCTTCTTCTGATAATGCTTTTGACAACAGTTCTTTTGGCCTTATTCTCAGATTATATCTACAAATCAATCGAGCATGTCGCCCGGAAAAAAGGGAAAATAGACCAGGTGATTAATTATTAGATGTAGATTTTTGAGGTTGTAGGGGTTCATCCGCCGCAGGTGGATTGAATCCCTACTTTTTTTGGTGGAACAGACATCTTGTCTGTTCTTTATGGTAAACTTACTCCCTC contains:
- a CDS encoding ABC transporter permease, which codes for MVFDRLKENLRTTRLAGKLGWAMEANWADPFLFAIYSIIRPIASSLILVFMYLVVTRGKTSFDLFAYIFLGNTFFMYVYNVLFGISWVIHEDREHYEMLRYIYIAPIRMYYYLFGRGIAKLITTTIAIIITLAFGMLVLKIPINLAQVNYPLFFITLMIGLFVITCLGILLAGITMLTAHHSFALTEGLGGIFYLACGAIFQIDLLPNWLQYISKALPLTYWLELLRRSILGKSLSLTLAKYSNFQLLLIMLLTTVLLALFSDYIYKSIEHVARKKGKIDQVINY